TAGAGATGAAATGGAGAATACAAGTCAAAAGAACAAGCGAGAAAAATAGTAGGGGCATAACAACTTTACTTTGTCACATTCAATAAGGCCGTACCCTATCTTCCTTGGGGTAGTCCATCGTCTGACAGATTTGAAGTCATAACCATTCTTCCCACTAACAAGCTACATTGTAAAATCAGGGGGGGAaatgacgtcataaacatcaactGACAATTATTAACTGCAATCAAGAATAAATTAACTCAAAGAAAGAACAAGGCAAtcataaaagaaaataacaaGACAACCGACAAGGATAAAGGGAAGCAACAGAGCAAAGTTATTCGAAATCTGTGAGTCTataatctaaaaaagaaaaaagaaaaaaaaggtaaggtCTAGGGTGCATGGATCATGAAACTAACAGTCCAATGTATGGGGATGCACGTGATAGAAGTAGCCAACCTTTTTAAAGAAGAAAGTGTTGAAGAAATGGCACTTCAAAAACTTCTTTGGTACCCTTTTTTCCCTCTCCTTCAATAATTCAAGATACAGATTTATGACCTGCAGAAGAAGAAACTGAATGCATATAAGAAAAGCATTTAATATGTACGGAGTTTTGCTAATTGCAAATGCGTGCTGGAGCCCACCCCATCCACAGGTATGCACACATGCCAAAAAGGAACATGTGccagatctgagctttccatcaggtgggctacactattTAGATCTGAGTGAAACAGAGATTTCTTAGGCAGAGGATAAAAGCATTGTTCCCAAGCAGACAGAAAGTTCTGATCTCGCACGTGGATATTGGCATGTGTACCTGCATGGATGGGCAGGGCTCCACAAGCGTATGGGATTAGCATACCTCTGCAATTTGTGCATGCACACACATTATTGACTAAGCTTTTACCAAACATTAAAATGTTTTGTAATGTAGGTTAAGCAAAGAAAATCACCTCATCATTCAACCATTCACCAGGTCTCAAGCACATCAACTTCTCTTTGGTTATCACAATATTAGAATTCGCATGTGTAACTAAGACTCCTCGCCTGCACTATAAGAGACTCAGTCAAACATCACTACCAAAAGCTATTGACACCTATGAGCTAGAGCTCAAACGGAAGACCAAAAACAAGAAGTCTGATGCAATCAATCTAGGGATTAACATTCATGATTGATTACAATCTTCAAACATGTTGGTGTAGGATAGGCTCACAATAATTCCCACTACAAACCCTAAGTATTTACAGGACTTTAAATGCAAATCCACCATAGAACTTCTAACTCCAGCACAAATAAACAGACCATCCACAGGAAATAATCAGTGAAGTCAGCACTTGAAATAATTCCAGAGACTGAAACTGAGTTTCAGCTAATACAGAACTTCAGCAATCAAAATGACTATAATCATACCAGATTAGACAGGAAGCAATGATATGAAAGCGTCTACCTTGAATAAAGGGGTTTAAAAAGAAGGCCCCAAATACCAAATAAAGGTCTCCACATTTCCTCTaggaaaagaaaatacagcaaccattcttaaataaataaatatatataagctATCACAAGGCTAAATGAACCCTAAAGCTATTTATTGATCTCAGTCATAGGTTGATCAAGTCTcggccattacaaaaaaaaacagAGTTTCTTACTAAAGCAAATAAAAATATTATGCAAACTGGACTTGTCCTATATTTTACTAAAACCACGTGCACTCAAACCCATATTCAAATAAAAGCCCCTTCATAATAGGAGGCACTGAGATCATCAGTTGATTATGCAAACAAGTGTCACAAACAAGCCCTGACAATAAAGGTGTAAGTGGACCCAATGCAGTACAAGTGGGGCCTAGCTGTCAGCCATTCAGTTGCACAAGTGAATAAGTCCAAATAACCAGCAAAAATTGGGTCTGAAGCAGTGTTTGGAGAGCAAAAGCTGAAGGTTGATGTTATCCAGAAGTCACCCACAACAATGCCTCCCATCGTACCAGGTGGGCTTTCACATGAATATGGGTCTACATGCAGGTGCCAAGTGGTTTGAGTAGAATATAAGTCTAGCTTGTCAAAAATATATTGGCCAAGATTTAATCAGCCTATGGCTGAGATTAAGAGACAGCAATAGGGTTCTTTAGGGGTATGATAGCTTTATTGACAAACGATTGCAGTACCTTTTTTTTCCTGGAGGAAACTTGGAAACCTTTTTTGGTGTTTAAGGTTATTTTTTAATACTTCATTCAAGGTAGGACTTCAATTCTTTGTATCATTGAATACGCACAAGATCCAGCATGATATATGGTTAATTTGATTACTCAAGGTCTTTATTAGCTGCTGGAAATCAGTCTGGACTGCTGGGACTAAGTATAAGTGCTGATTTTGTTGATTTTTGGTAGTTTGTTTATATTGCTGGAATTGAAGTTATTTGCTGTATCTGTGTTTAAATTCCTGCAATATGCAAACATTATGGGAATTGTTGTCGGCATGATCTATACCAAGCATTCGAAGACCATGATTGATTGGAAAAGTTAATCCCTAGAacagtatatcaaaatatcaccaTACCTATTGGGACCAAACAAAGCATCGTAAACGGCAACCTCTTCCTCATCTGTAAGAGCGACAAAAGCATCGCGACCTACAACCTGAAAATATTAAGTAAATTGTTAAAGCACAGTACATAAAACCCAACAAGAAGAGGAAATATATTATCGTGTATAGATAATAATTCATGAATGcatttctttctcctcttttctttctttcgtgATGAATGGTTAGAATAGTACAATAGAGAAAATTGTCATGATTAGTAACTGATCAAAATGATATTGGAAAAAATAACCCTTTTGGTGTCATCCTTTTAATTTTGGAAAGCATGACAAGTAATTATTTCATGGTGTCACCAAATAAAGCTAACATAGACGCTCAAAGACATCTGATTCCAATATATATGTTCGTAGGTATATATATTATCAACAACAACAATCCTTCAACAATTTTTATATGTAAAGGATTCTGCCATTTGTTTCCTTTCATTGTTTTGATTGATTCTGCCATTTGTGATGACAAAGGAAAGGCCATCTTAACTCGTGTTTGTAATCAATAGCCAATTTAAATCTTCATTGTTTTGGGAAGAATTTTATTCACCAACTAAAGCAGCAAAACTGGAGAGCAATACAGTGATCATTGTTCCACAAACCAGCAATATTAGAAGACAATGAGGAGCAGAGAGGAGTAGTGAATATCAGGTGGTAAAGCAAGTGTGGCAGTGGTTAGCACCCCTTGATCATGATCCTTGGACTTGGAAACAAAAAGCAAGTCAGATCCAGAAGGAAATCCTACTTCAATTTAGATTTTGCAAGCAAGTAGCTGAAAGGATTTTAATAACCATAAGCTCCTCTCCCAATTTCGTCTTGTTGTCCAGGTCCAAGAAAGATCCCAGAGATGCAGCAACCgagatgaaaaattcatcatgcCAAAGTTCCAAAGGAATACCCCATACCTGGACCTAGATATTTTCTTTACCGAACAATGAGAAGTCCTCCCATTTCAATACGTTTGCTACCGGCCCACCTGAATGAAGATGTCCTGCCATTAACAACATCTCCGGATTAAGACCGGGGCAGACCTTCACCCAAAGCTCATTGTAGCCTAGAGGTTTGATGTTGTAATTACCGGGACGATATCCAGTTGTCTCTGCAATCCAGTCTCTCACCTGGGATATGGATGCCCCATCTTTGGAGATAATGACGATCGTGTCTTTAAGGTCTTCTTTGGCCTTATTAAACAAGATTTGATTAATATGAATGGTCCCCTCCTCGGCGGAGATAGAAGATGCGGCTATAGGTACTAGCATGGGGGACAGAGGTGAGATATTATCGATGGGTCCGCTGGGTGGCGTGGGGTTCTGGTTGAGGAGGACATCTCTAAAGGAGATGCCTTCCTTCGATACCGGCTAATGGGAGGTGGATTTAGGTCTGTATACTTTTTTTGGTGGGATGGGATCTTTCCTCTTCTGACCCAATCGATCTAGCCCAAACCTTGCCTGTTGCACGAGCAACGGTTGGCTGGCATATTTCACACCATGGAGCAATTCCACTGCCCTAGCAAGCTCCTCCTCAAATGACATGCGGACCAGAGTAAACCCTCTATAATCACCACTAAACTGATCTCTCGGCATCACAACGTCCATAACCGCACCTGCCCTCCCGAAAACCCTTGATATGTTGATAGGGAGCCATCCTGCCGAGTACCCTCGAACGAACAATGTAGGGAATGAATCCCTTCTCCTATCTTTCATGATATGGGTCGGACAACGACGAGTAACCTTCTTCCATCCTTGGTCATCTAGGATCTCACCTTCTTCCCTTTCCTCATCACATCGCGACAACGAAGCCTTTGCCTTCGAACCTCCTGTTGCCGCAGATGGTCGTGATTCTTTATGAGAGGAGGCTGAAGAGGAATCGCCCCACATACGGGGGCGATCATGTCGTTGCATTCACTATCGCCTTTGTTGTCGCAGTGGCATCTCCGTATTAACTATCGCTTTAATTTTTAGCCCTAGCATGACTAAAAAAACATTTGATAAAACTTTCCCCCGTTGTAACATTTGATAACCTTCCCAAGTTGTCTACCCGCACTTCCTCTATGTTGCAGAAAAGACTCATGCAATTTgcaaactgaaaatgagaaatcTAAAAACTAAGCATTTTCACTTAAACCTGTTAATCAGATCCACAGAACCCAATTTCTCAAACATTTTGTTAAGCACCTCAACCACCACCACAAACAAAATTGGGGATACAAGGTTAACCTAGGGAAGACCTGTCAATCCACTAAAGAAACCTTGCGGCAAACCACTGGCCAAAATAGAACGACAGGCCAAAGACACATTTTTTGGATCCACTTACTCTACGTCATGCCACATCCCAAGTGAAAAAGCACAAAATAAAGGAACTTCCAATTGACATGATCACAAGTGATGCGGATaccaggccattcaaagtatatcaacgaaggcgtgcgttacccgtgtcaatgtggttagatgacagGTACGGGTCGGGTCTCTAGTAGTTGAAGACTTTACACGCGTTCGTGGCGTGTGTAAGTTGCTTGAAGGagacatttggaccgttggatcgcgatgatggtgtgatcggactgttggatcatcatggcccaCCTTCATTGCGCCACCTTCATGGCGCTATCATCAAGGCCCATCGGGCAtcttaaatttgaatttagtttatgaacattttatttatttaagttttgagataGTTTGCACACAAtttttgtgcgaatttcttttttaaaaaaaaaactttttttagtaagggtattttggtaatttcatgtaattacaaatttataagggtgttttaccctaaacctaaagaaTATTATGTTAtgttttaagaagaaaaaaaaagagtttttgcTTCTAacgatttcgtcttcgactttcagtgattggaagagggcgtgtggcccagggaagtgatttctcatcctctacttttctctccttttttcttttctcaaggtactcttttctttaaccatattttcttctttttctcctaaaatctttagatctagaagccaatcctgttatctaaatcattatatcTTAAAAGATTCACATCCCCACATTTACGTATTTCGACATTCTtaaaaacccatcacccaaagcCTAAATTTAAAGAACCACCAATTTTTTTCCTGAATTTTCCAGATTTTCCAATTCAGAAAATTCTCattttctggattagaaaatccacctGGATCGTTAGAcagacctattgcaagacgaaagttctatcttttgTCAGATctaactaaattcagattttaagattcaatactttgtgtttgtgatggatggccataatcATTGCTgcattaaccttatttctttcttgtgtttatgatgtataaggctaatattttatttgtttttaaagaTTGCATAAATCTGCACCTTTCAAATACCACATTCATTTAAagttggattaggccgtcctacatcaACAAGTCTTCCCCACAACCAGCTTACAACTAAAAGATAAGGAGAAAGCATGCACAACATCAAGCCATCAACGAGTTTGGCATTGCCTCAAATTTCTGGTCCAACTCAACTTGCAAATGAATTAATCCAGTGCTCACTCTGAATGATATACAAGTGCAACCCTCTACACTTCTGAAACACTTGGGGTGAGGAAAGAGTTCAAAGCAAGTTACTTACCATTGGCTTCCCCATATCCAGCTTTAAAATGACTCACTTCTTCCTATCCCTGTATCTCGAATCAATGCATTTATGGAATAACAATGCACTGTCCAAAATGTACTTGCCAAAGATGAACGCTCCTTGTGTCTTTGAAATGACATACCCCAACTCTTTCCTCGAATTTGGATGCAAGAATATTCACTAGGATCATATAGGGCCCCAGATTAAACTAGTGGACCTAACATCCCTTAAGCTATCAATCCCTTCCTGCTTTGGGATAAGAATGCTAAAAGATGCTTCCACCTCTTTCAATAAACGTCCTCTATAGAAAAACTAACTCAAACGTAAAAGCCACCAAATCATCTATCTCATGTTTTCTTTCTTGCCTGCTTCCTTTTTTGTGAAATTTCTCCCTCCCATTTTCATTAGGCAATTGCCTAGGTGGTCAATGGGTCGTTGCATAGGCTGTTTCAGATATTTTCACTATCTCGATAAAAAACACTAGAATTGGTAATCTGCCTATTAGAACAAAATGGTAGTCCAAACTCTCTGAACAATTTGAAGAAGCTAAATGAACTACTTGGTCAAGAGAAAAACAAAAATGCTATGTCATCATGGATTGAAGCCATTCAACTGTTAACTGTTAAATTACTTCTTGaaattttggtttttatttgaaGAGAAGCCTTGCAACAAGTCCATATATCAAAGGCAAACCCATCGATTTGAATGCGTGGTAGAATTTATACTTCTGAATTTTGTGTGCCTAAAGTAGCAAACAAAAGGGTGTAACTGAGATTTACGACAACCATTCGTAGGCTTACGAGCGGCATGCAAATTGCAAATGCTAACTATCAGTTTGTGATTCATTTGGGTAGGGGGTCCCATAAAATCAGGATAAAGGTGCCTTAATCCCGGTTTTGGTTGGGACCACACCCTCCATGTCAAATACTCATGTGCAAAAGCGGAGCTTCCCCGTTTAATCACAATTATGCAGACTTTTAAGAGACATAAAAGAACAAAGACCAAAATTTGCCATTAAGTCAAGTAAACCATGCTTTGACGGTAGCTTAATCTAATGCAGAGGGCATGAGACCCGTCAAATTTAGGATTAAGGCACAATCTCAGTTTTTCGGGACCAACTACCCAAATTACCTTTCTATGCATATTCATACGGTAACAGATAGATGGATACAAACAGATAAAAAGAATGCACCTTCATGCAAGCAATGAGCAGCAGCAAACATGCTATCAAAGAGACCTGTTTATAATAAAATCAGGAACTCAATAaaaagagcgagagagagagagagagagagagagagagagagagagaagtagaaaaccAATTTACCTCTTTTACTTCCTGTGCCTGGCTTGCAATCTTGAATGAAGACATCTTCTTTTCCGTTAACCTGAGCTCAAAATCCAATGAAATCAATTTTGGATCCCGTTTCTTTGAGGACTCGTACAGTTCTTTGTAGGCAGGTGGCCTCCCAACCAGCGTCTCATCCACTTCATGGTTTACCAAATTGGTAATATCTACTGTTTTCCCTTTCTCAGCTATTGGGGTCAAACCTGTCAAATCAGATACCACAGCCGAGGGCGACGGATAGAAAAGAGAATCCGGGACCTTTGGTTCTGGAAAACACACATCGCCACTCGCCGGGTCCGAAACGATCGAATGACCTTCTTGCACTTCAACCAGTCTCTGGTAATTGTCTTTACTCAACCGCTCAGTATCAGCTGCCGGCTCACCCTTTCTCCACCACCATTGACCAAAACGGGCCATCACACGATTCACACCATGAAAAAGCCCCATTACACCACCGATGCCACTCCCCTCCGTCTGGGACTTCTTTGCCGGATTTGCAGGCCGGGAGAACTTTGAACTTCTCTGTGGGgcatgcacggctcggctcaaaGGCTGAGGTGGCGGCCAGCTGCGGAGCCTAGAGTTCGAACACCCAGGGGCCTCAGATGAACTGGGTCCGTCAGGAACAGATGGCATTGACGGAATTCTGAGCTTTTTTGAGGGCGGAAGGTCAACTTCGAACTCTGGATTGGAAAAATAAGGAGAAGCGAACGCAGGGCTCAAGCTGAAATTGTCAATAAAGCGCTTGCGATTCTCTGTTAGGGCACCCATTTCTCGTCAAGAATACCGAAAAAGCCCTGGAAATCGTTCCCATCTATGGACTAACCATCGATCGAAATCAAAACCATGAgatgagaagaaaatgaaatctTGCAAAGAAAACCCTCAAAAAGCAGTGATTTTTTTAGGGAAGAGCCTGGAATTGGAGTCGTGactggaaaaacaaaaaaacgaaaaaaaaacctataaaatCATTTCCATGATGAAGATTACAATAATAACCCTAGAAATCAATCGAATTTACCAAAAGAGATCATCAGACCCACCAGAGCGGAAAATTCGTAAAGATTTCGAGAAGAAACCCTAGAAATCAAACTACTCCGAATCTATCAGAACAGAAAGAATAAAAGGGCAAAATACTGTGAGGAAATTAGGGTTTTTGAGAAATGAAATGTTACCGTAATGAAatcgagagagaggagagagaaattaCCAACGGAGGTATGGAAAAGGAAATCGAATACACGGATTTTCAGAGATGGAGGTAGGGAGGGTGGGTTTTGCGCGAGGAAAGAAGGGGGGCGAATTCCTGTAATAgttttacacaatttaaaaaatggtAGTGACTCATCATCCTCACACGTGAAACTTGTTTACAGTCATCCAGTCCATCCAAATTGCGGGTCCCATTGTGAATTTCTTATATatctaaaatcacattgattaataaattttaaccatctaaataatggTAATTAAGTGGACGGTTAGAAGTAAAATGGTGAGTGCTCCAAAGTAGATCGGAGAAATCAGAAAGTTAGTGTAATCCTATCCGTCCAATTTTTCGGTTCTGGTCCATCCAAGGTTACATCAGCGATTTGAACTGTCTGGatcaccataaaaaataaaaatataaaaaaaaatcactgtTTACGGTGGAGGAGGCTCATTATTTTTTTAAGTTGTGCAAAACTTACATGCGATTATTCGAGTCTAGGTCTGCCGAGAGTTTACTCGCGGAGGGCGTTACTGAGGGGATGATACGCGACACGCTTGCCGACAAAGCACACGAGCGAGTTCCGAGCCgctacttaagtgggccacatagagtaaaagggaaaagtttgttgctctggtagagtgtgatggatgatacgcgggcacttaaaaattactttaaaattgcACACATGGAAACTGTCCATTTCATGGgtttagatgtgacatgtgaaaaaAATTACAGTTTATTGTTTTTACTGTGTCACGGTCAGATTAGCGGGCATTAATTATACGGGTTAAAAGTAAAAGTCATCTCATTTCAACAAATAACCGTCCACTGACCAGAATCTGATTTTGGACTACGCGAATTGCCTGGGCGGAAGGTATGTGGGGGCCACAGAGATggccgtgacaaatccactccgtccatcagtttctcaaagaCGACAATAAAGAGAAATCCAAAAAttgggcagatccaaaattcaggtgggccataccacacgaaacagcaaGGATTGAACGCCAAACATTGGAAACATttcggggccacagaagtttgtatcatgatgatatttgtgcttacagtttatctgagtggtaagaatcctgtgaacggtttggatggcatacaagcaTCTTGGTCGGCTTTAAGAAGGTAATAAGTTTTCATTCATTTTGATGTGGCCCGCtcgagttttgaatttgcctgatttttggactgtcCTACTGTGATAACGTCGAACTGATGTGCAGAGTAGGTTTACAAGCATATCTGTAGGCCCCACGTAGCTTTTCCACCACAGTAACTTCCCTGGGGCACAGGCAATTCACATCCGATTTCGGTACTGCCACCGAACGATTCACGatattttttactttcttttaatatgattcacaATTTTCTTTTTAGTTTCCTTTAATATGAATTAGTGAAACCTGCTGGTATAACTTTTGAGTCACCTTACATTAAGCTTCATACCGCATCCTAATATTTTAAAAGTGTTGATTGTACTTAATAGAAACGAAAAATATTCGATCGTAAATGTGGAATAAAGGAAACCACACCTAAATGTAAATCTAAGATACCTGCAGTGATTGACCTGCGATGGGTAGAGGCAAACAAGAGTTGCTATCTTTGAAATAGTTTGTTGAATTGATGCATAAGGTGGCTACCGTGGCTGTCTTGAAGGATACAACTTCTCGACAAATGATTGTTCCCCAGCGTGCACCATCTCTAAGAAATCCAACACTAGACTACACTCCACCTTCTCTTTTactcaagaaaaataaaaacttgaCTGCAGGAAGAAGAGAAATGAAAAGGCATGAGAGGAGAAAAtagtttttcatttaaaaaaaaaaatctagccaACCCTAACCTTAATCTCCCTTATTTAAAGACCCAATTACGACATTTCAATTAATGGACCCATTAGAGAAAAATGATCACAATGTATAGATATG
This DNA window, taken from Magnolia sinica isolate HGM2019 chromosome 14, MsV1, whole genome shotgun sequence, encodes the following:
- the LOC131224648 gene encoding putative ubiquitin-like-specific protease 1B isoform X4, whose product is MGALTENRKRFIDNFSLSPAFASPYFSNPEFEVDLPPSKKLRIPSMPSVPDGPSSSEAPGCSNSRLRSWPPPQPLSRAVHAPQRSSKFSRPANPAKKSQTEGSGIGGVMGLFHGVNRVMARFGQWWWRKGEPAADTERLSKDNYQRLVEVQEGHSIVSDPASGDVCFPEPKVPDSLFYPSPSAVVSDLTGLTPIAEKGKTVDITNLVNHEVDETLVGRPPAYKELYESSKKRDPKLISLDFELRLTEKKMSSFKIASQAQEVKEVVGRDAFVALTDEEEVAVYDALFGPNRRGVLVTHANSNIVITKEKLMCLRPGEWLNDEVINLYLELLKEREKRVPKKFLKCHFFNTFFFKKLVSGKNGYDFKSVRRWTTPRKIGYGLIECDKIFVPIHREVHWCLAVINIKDKKFQYLDSLGGKDAQVLKVLARYFLDEVKEKSERDVDLRSWKQEFVRDLPEQQNGWDCGMFMIKYADFYSRGLELCFCQEDMPYFRKRTVKEILNLRAE
- the LOC131224648 gene encoding ubiquitin-like-specific protease ESD4 isoform X2, which codes for MGALTENRKRFIDNFSLSPAFASPYFSNPEFEVDLPPSKKLRIPSMPSVPDGPSSSEAPGCSNSRLRSWPPPQPLSRAVHAPQRSSKFSRPANPAKKSQTEGSGIGGVMGLFHGVNRVMARFGQWWWRKGEPAADTERLSKDNYQRLVEVQEGHSIVSDPASGDVCFPEPKVPDSLFYPSPSAVVSDLTGLTPIAEKGKTVDITNLVNHEVDETLVGRPPAYKELYESSKKRDPKLISLDFELRLTEKKMSSFKIASQAQEVKEVVGRDAFVALTDEEEVAVYDALFGPNRRGVLVTHANSNIVITKEKLMCLRPGEWLNDEVINLYLELLKEREKRVPKKFLKCHFFNTFFFKKLVSGKNGYDFKSVRRWTTPRKIGYGLIECDKIFVPIHREVHWCLAVINIKDKKFQYLDSLGGKDAQVLKVLNGSYRNFGGLNSLERFQARYFLDEVKEKSERDVDLRSWKQEFVRDLPEQQNGWDCGMFMIKYADFYSRGLELCFCQVNMPYFRKRTVKEILNLRAE
- the LOC131224648 gene encoding ubiquitin-like-specific protease ESD4 isoform X3; its protein translation is MGALTENRKRFIDNFSLSPAFASPYFSNPEFEVDLPPSKKLRIPSMPSVPDGPSSSEAPGCSNSRLRSWPPPQPLSRAVHAPQRSSKFSRPANPAKKSQTEGSGIGGVMGLFHGVNRVMARFGQWWWRKGEPAADTERLSKDNYQRLVEVQEGHSIVSDPASGDVCFPEPKVPDSLFYPSPSAVVSDLTGLTPIAEKGKTVDITNLVNHEVDETLVGRPPAYKELYESSKKRDPKLISLDFELRLTEKKMSSFKIASQAQEVKEVVGRDAFVALTDEEEVAVYDALFGPNRRGVLVTHANSNIVITKEKLMCLRPGEWLNDEVINLYLELLKEREKRVPKKFLKCHFFNTFFFKKLVSGKNGYDFKSVRRWTTPRKIGYGLIECDKIFVPIHREVHWCLAVINIKDKKFQYLDSLGGKDAQVLKVLNGSYRNFGGLNSLERFQARYFLDEVKEKSERDVDLRSWKQEFVRDLPEQQNGWDCGMFMIKYADFYSRGLELCFCQTCPISGRER
- the LOC131224648 gene encoding ubiquitin-like-specific protease ESD4 isoform X1, whose protein sequence is MGALTENRKRFIDNFSLSPAFASPYFSNPEFEVDLPPSKKLRIPSMPSVPDGPSSSEAPGCSNSRLRSWPPPQPLSRAVHAPQRSSKFSRPANPAKKSQTEGSGIGGVMGLFHGVNRVMARFGQWWWRKGEPAADTERLSKDNYQRLVEVQEGHSIVSDPASGDVCFPEPKVPDSLFYPSPSAVVSDLTGLTPIAEKGKTVDITNLVNHEVDETLVGRPPAYKELYESSKKRDPKLISLDFELRLTEKKMSSFKIASQAQEVKEVVGRDAFVALTDEEEVAVYDALFGPNRRGVLVTHANSNIVITKEKLMCLRPGEWLNDEVINLYLELLKEREKRVPKKFLKCHFFNTFFFKKLVSGKNGYDFKSVRRWTTPRKIGYGLIECDKIFVPIHREVHWCLAVINIKDKKFQYLDSLGGKDAQVLKVLNGSYRNFGGLNSLERFQARYFLDEVKEKSERDVDLRSWKQEFVRDLPEQQNGWDCGMFMIKYADFYSRGLELCFCQEDMPYFRKRTVKEILNLRAE